CAGCCGGAATCACAGCGACCAACCCGCGTCGTAAACCCGGTAACTCCAAACCAATGGCGGGTTTATTCTGCGCTTTCAGCACATATCGAATGATACCGGCAGGATACGTGATAGTGTCTGCGTCGCTGTTCGGGGGGTTGGTAGTTTGCGTCGCTGAATTAACTACACCCCCGGCTGTTTTTTTATATAAGCAGCGATCTCCTCGAAGGTGCGTAATGTCGCTAATTCCGTCGGTTTAAGCTCAGGTAAATTGGGCAATTTTTCTTGTATGGCTGAGAGAATTTCTACCCGTTTAATTGAATCAATGCCTAAATCCGCTTCCAAGTCCATATCCATACTCAGCGTATCCTGCGGATAGCCGGTTTTATCAGCGACAATGGCTAAAATAATATCCTGCATACCTGCATCTACCTTCGTATCTACAGCAGCAACTACAATTGGCTGAGCAATCACAGGAATAACAGGCGCAGGAACAACCGGTTGTGGTGCTGCAGGTAAGCTCTCCACCTTGGCAACAGGCGGTGGGGCTTGCATTTTTTGCACCACCACTGGCGCTGCTGGCGCTACAGGGGCATTGACTGCGGCAACAGGCGAGGTGGGTTCAATCACCGGCGCCACGCTAAGCTCTTTCGGATGGCGATCAACCGCCTCTCCAGCATGGCTAGATTCCGCCTCAACTTCCAAAGCTAATTGACGTATATCATCTAACGCCGCGCGTGCTTCATTGAGATAGGCAAGATGACTTTTTTCGCTGTGTTCTTGATACTCCAAATGTGCTTTAGTCACTTCCTCTTGCAATTTTTCATAAAGATTTAAAATTTTATTTAAAGTATCTTCCCGTAAAGAAGCATGATCTCCGTTTCCTGAGATCTTATTATGATTGTGTAACATGGGTTCTTTCCTCTCAATAGTCATTTCAGTTGGGTCAAGATTCTCCCTACTATGACCGGTCGGATTAGGATTCACTTCCAATAAACTTCCATCATCATCTAACGGTGGATAAGGTTTGCCATAATTCGTTCCTGAAATCGTCAAGGTAAAACGTTCTTCCTCGACAGATGGCGGTGGTGCGGGTTCTCTATAATCTTGCCATAGCGCTGTAAAATCTAGTTTAACGCCATTGACAGCTAATTGTCCTAACGCATTCCATAAGCTAGTGATGCCATGCAGCCCTTTATTATCCATATTGATCGTTGTAACGGCTTTGCCTGTCAGAATTTTTTTAACTAAATTTGTCAATACGCCTTGCGGTCCTACTTCAATAAATGTACGTATGCCAGCTGCATACATGGCTTCAATTTGCGTTACAAAGCGTACTGGATGCAATAATTGCTCCGCCAAAATCCGTTTAATCTGTTGTGGATCTTCAGGGTAAATAGACCCGCTGGTATTTGCATAAACGGGTTGGCGCGGCTGATTAAAAGTCAACGTCGATAAATAATCTAAAAACGGCTTATGGGCTGCTTCAATGATGCGACTATGGAAAGCCGTACTCACCGGCAAGCGGCGAAAACTGATTTTCTCCTGCTGCAATTTGGCTTCTAAAATTTGAATAGCAGTCAGTGTGCCTGAGAATACGATTTGCTCTGGGCTGTTATAATTGGCCGGCGTCACTTCTATCTGCCATAAGGCAATTTTTTCTAGTAATGCTTGGCTATTAGCACAGATCACAGCTGTCATCGCGCCAGGAATATTACGCCCGGCTTCTGCCATTAATTCGCCACGCTTGCGCGCTATTTTGATCAAGGTGGTTTTATCAAACACTTGAGCGGCATGTAAGGCGAGTAACTCACCAAAACTATGGCCAGCATAGGTATCGGCTTTAACCCCCAATGTTTGCAATAATGCCAGCTGGGTTAAACTGGTCACCGCCAAGGCTGGCTGTGTCCATTCAGTTTGCGCCAGTTTTGTTTGTTGTTTTTGCTCATCCTCTTTCTGAAACACAGGGCAAGGGAAGACGATTTCATGCAGCTTAACCCCACGCTCTAATTCTATACTATCTGCTTCATCCCAAACAGCTTGAGATAAATCAAATGCCATGCATAAATCAGCGCCCATATTGAGATATTGGCTGCCCTGTCCAGGAAATAGTAAAGCGGTGTTACCCGATTGCGTGCCATAATTATAATATAGTTCTTTTTGCGCATAAGTTTGCAATGGCTTGGCACTTAATTCAGCATTTGCCCGCTGTAATTTATTGATTAAATCAATTGCATCACTAGCTACTAGCGCCAAACGCGCCGGTTGTTGTGGGTTAAAAGCTAGCTGAGAGGTTTTCGCCAAATAAACCAGTGCATCGGAATCAGCACTAATTCTCTGTTCTAATTCTTGCGCTTTAGCAATTAGCGCTTCTGGTGAATCCGCTGACAATAGCACTAATTCTGTCGGAAAGGTGCGTAATCTCGCAGCCGGTTTGCTGCCGGTATATTCTTCCAATGCCACATGAAAATTGGTACCGCCAAAGCCAAATGCACTAACCCCAGCACGCCGCGGATAATCTTGCGTCCGTATCCAGGGTCGGGTCTCGGTATTGATATAAAATGGTGAATCGTGTAATCCCAACTTTGGATTAGGTTCATCAACTTTAATAGTCGGTGGCAACACTTTATGGCGCAGCGCCATAATCGTTTTAACCAAAGCAGCAGCGCCCGCTGCCGCTTTGGTATGACCGATTTGTGATTTCACACTGCCAATAGCACACCAGGGTTTAAACGTTTCTGGTTGTGCCTGAAATGCTAATTTTAAGCCTTCGCATTCTGCTGCGTCCCCTGCAGTCGTGCCGGTACCGTGTGCTTCGATTAATTCCACCGTGCGCGGCAAAAATCCGGCCATTTCGTAACTGCGCTGAATAGCCACGGCCTGACCTGCCGCCACCGGTGCATACACACTCTTTGAACGACCGTCAGAAGCAGAGCCAATGCCACGAATAACAGCATAGATGGCATTATTATCCCGTTCAGCATCAGACAAACGCTTAAGCGCAACTAAGCCAATCCCCTCCCCCAGGATAGTACCATCCGCTGACTTGGCAAACGGGCGACAATCGCCAGACATAGACAGCGCTGGGGTTTTGCTAAAACACATGTACATAAAAATATCGTTAAACGTGTCAGCGCCACCGGTTATGGCCAAATCTGCTTTACCCAGCTGTAATTCATCCACCGCCATCGATAAAGCCGCCAAGGAACTGGCACAAGCCGCATCGGTCACGCAATTGGTGCCGCCAAAATTAAAACGATTCGCAATTCGGCCGCTGACTACATTTCCCAGCAATCCAGGAAACATGCTTTCACCCCAAGCCACGTAGGAATTGCTCACTTGTTGGCAAATTCTCTCTTCAATCTCTTTATCAACCCCAGCCTCACGCAAAGCCTTGCGCCAAATCGGCTGCTGCAGCCGCGCTGAAGCTTGAACAACCAATTCTTGCGCAGAAGTCACCCCCAAAATCACATTTGCACGGCTTAAATCCGCCGTTTTATCAAAATCTTGACCAAAAGCATCAATTAACAGCTGTTTGGTGGCCATCAAGGCCAATAATTGCGTGGTATCCGTCTGGGGTACATTGGCTGGAGGGATGCCATATTCCACTGGATCAAACGCCACTGGGGAGATAAAAGCTCCGCGTTTGCAATAGGTCTTGTCCACTGCTTTGGGGTCTTTATCATAATAATCTTGTATTAACCAATGGGTCGGGGGCACATCGGTAATCAAATCAACCCCGTTGGCTATGGCTTGCCAAAATCCTTGCGCACTCGCTGAGCCGGGAAATATCGCACCGATACCAATGATGGCGATGGGCTCAAAATGGGGCTTATTTGGCATTGTAGTGTCCTATTTTTTCTAAATTGAATACGGAAAAAATTTCTTTTTATATGAAGATAAATTTTAGTATAATGCCCTTAAGATAATATTAAAAAGTTCGAAAATTTCTAATATTCTCTCTGCACTTCCTTCCTATTCAGCCAAACAGCACATAGATATAAAATCTTGTACATTCTGCATTCTTTTCCCATTGATAGGGGTTACCAAAAAAAGGAGCATAACTACTACGGGAAACTATTATGGAAACGCCTACTGAATCCAAAATTCCGCAAAAAAAATCCAATATTCTTGAAGCTTTTAAGCTAACCTGTCCTTTAACTGGGGAATTAATGGAAAACCCTGTAACGGCGGTTGACCGCTTTAGTTATGAAGAAAAGGCTATTAGACAGCGCTTTCAGCAAGGTGATTTCACCAGTCCTACCACACGAAAAGCCTTGCCCATTCCAGAAAATATGCCAGAGCCTATTTTAGCGAAAAACCATATCCTGAAACAGGCTATAGAATATTTTAAGGCGGAATTCGCAAAATTGGGTATAAACCCTGAAGATGCCGATCAAGCCTGGCTGGATCAAGAATTGCATATTTTTGACTTTAAGCAACAATTATTAAATCAATGCTGCCACCATTTACCCACTAAAGCTGAACCATCCGATCATAAAAAACTCAGTTCTACCGGCAGTGCACTGCGCACCATGAAAATCGTTCCTCCTAGCATTCCACAAGTTTTAGTAGCAGAAAGCAAAGAGACTGAAGTTAAAACTGTTTTTAATCCTCAAGACTTAATGCGTCAAGCAGTGGCGTACTATCATTTGGGCCAGTTCAGCAAGTCTTTGCCTTTATTATTGCAAGCTGCCAAACTAAGACAACCCGGTGTTTATTCTATTCTGGCAAATATCTATTCCAGAGGGGGTGGAGGGGTGGCCCAAGATCAAGCAAAAGCTAATTTATATAGTGTATTCATCACCTATATGGATACTCCCACCTTCCGCATGCTTGAAAAAGATGCGAAAAACCCAGGAATTCTCGAATCTTTAACAGCTGCTCACTTCCGACTCAACCTCCCTCTAAATGAGCCCCTTCAAGATTATCCCTCTGCTTTAGTCAAATACGGCAAGGAACGGTGTTCAGCTGCAGAAGCTTGGAGCTATTTTAAACAAGCAGCCCAACAAAGTTTTACCCCCGCATATTATGAAATTGGCATGTGCTATCTTAAAGGAACTGGAACCCACCAAGATATACATGGGGCAATACAATTTTTGCAATCAGCTGCTGAGAAAGGACATATTCTAGCCATATTACAGTTAGCAGAAATTTATGAAAATGGCTATAAGGATAAATTTGATGAAATTGTCCCAGACATGCAGTTAGCCATAAAACACTATACACAGGCAGCAGAATTAGGCTCAGAAGTCGCTCAACTTAGATTATGTAAATTATATTGCTGGGGAGATAAAGGACAAAAGAGCAATATACCTTTAGCTATGTACTGGGGTTTTCAGGGCTTTGCCCAAGGGGATGTGGAGTGCCAATTTATGTTGGGAGGCTGTTACAGAATGCCTTCCCCGTACAAAAATACCGATAAGGCAGATTACTTGCAAGAACAAGCATTGCATAAAGGGAGCACTATAGCTATCAACAGCTTAGAGTTGAGTTGTTACAAGCCAGAAAATCCAGATGTAACAAAATCTATTAGCCTTTTAAATACCTTTGCCAAAACTTACCCTGAGAAAAGTCAGCAAGCACAAATAGCTTCTCGGGCGCTTAATTTACTGGCTATTAATCCAGAATTTGCACAAATTATCGCTTCAGTCGCTTCAGCCGCACCCGTAGGCTTACCTCATTCTGAGGAACATCAACAAAGTCCTGATTTAGCATTGATCGAAGATGAAAAAAACAAGCGAGCGTTAAATTATATCCCTAATGTAGATTGGGCCACATGCCCTATATCCTTGCAGTTAATGCGTTCACCATTAATTAATTTTTACGGTCAAACTTTTGACTCACCAGCTTTAGAAAAGTGGTTAGGTACTGGCAATTGGACATGCCCTAAAACTAGAAAACCACTATCCGATGAAATGCTAATTACTGATCTTTCTTTAAAAGGCGCGCTGGCATTTTTGACTGTTCTAACGGCTTTGCAACAACAAGCTGTCATTGTAAAGACGTTGGAAACACAAGTGCAAAAAACCCAAAAAAATATTTCAGAAGAAAAAAAGGCAGGTTGCTCCTTAATACCCATTCCTAACAAAAATACAACAAGGGCAGCTACACCCTCACCCGTCATACTTGCATCTCAATCTTCAAAAAAATCTCAAGGCGATGACCTAAGCGACTCTTTGTCCAAAGAAAAACCAGAAAAAACATCCTTATCATTACCTTCTAGGAATTCATAATAAAATAAAGGTAAGTTATCCCACAGCTTCATGTGGGATAACTTAATCTGATGTGTTTTACACAATGCTGGCAGCTGATACGAGTAAATTCCTGCTTTCACTTTCTTCTGCGTCCTCATCAGAGTCCGGTTCAGGTTGAGGCGTTGGTGGCCCTACCTCTACCTGAGCAGCTTTACCCCCTGCCGATGACGAGTTTAAGAAACTCATGCTTGGCGGTGGTGCCTTCTGTAGCGGCTTATCCTGCTCCTCTACTGTTGCGCTACTAATCACCTTTGTATAGCGATCATCAATCTCCCCGTGCCCAACATAATCCCCTGATCCGTAAGGATGATTTTTAAGATGATTGTCAAATAATCGCAAATAATGTTCCTCTAAATAAACTACATAGAGTTCATTGCACAACGCTTCATCTTTTACTGAGCTAAAATCCTCAATTGTAAGCGACATCTCTTCAACTTCAGCCGGAATATGTAATAGGCCTTTTAACTCCTTAATTTCTTTTTCTAAAGGACCAATCTGCTCTTTATATGACAATAAATGATTATGTTCCAAAAAGCCCTGAGCTTCTCCCTCAAGTTTTAATTGCAGTTTTTTACTCTTATACAACTCAAGATTGCGTCTTATTTGCTTCTCATCTAATACCACTTCATTTCTAGCTGGAACTGGAAGTACTGGCGTTGAAGACATGCTACCACTAGTCATAGAAGATCCGCTACTACTGCTTGAGGCTACGCTCGAACTTTGTGCCGAGGCACTATAACTAGCAGGGTCTCGTTTTGCCAAATCCTCCAATAACGGCTTTATTTTCGCAATTGCTCCTTGATCCAGGCGGCTTATGTCTTTTGGTGTCCAGCCCATTGACTCTAATTGTGCTTTCTCTACTTCAGTTAATTCTGCAGCCGTTAATTTTTTATCAACTACAACAGTCTCCTTTCCTTCAGCAGGTGATTCCTTTTCAGCTTGGTTAAGTGCTTGTTCTAGTTTGTAGAATTCGTCTTTTATTCCAGTGATCTGCTCCCGAATACTTGCTATTGCTTTGTCATTTCTCGCTTTTGCTTCTGCAGCTGCTTCTGCAACTCCATCATTCGCAACTAATTGTTTGTAACACAACGTGCTAGTGTATCGACCCAAACCTAATGCAGTTAAACCTACGGGATCAAATCCAGCTGCTTCTAAACGCCTCATTTCTGGAAGAGCTAAAACAAATACCTTACCTCCTGGTGGAACATCCTGCGCTGTAGTAGCCATGCGTTTATCAAGTGCTACCAACCCTTCGACAATCTCCCGCTTCGTACCAGGTATATTAGTTAAAATAGATTCAACCAGATCTTGCGTAGTTTGAATTTTTTTAGTTTTAACCTCCTTCTCCTTTTCGTCTTTAGCTTCTTTATAGACTGGTACTTCATGTTTGTCTTCAGAAAGAACTTTAGGTTTTTCTTTCGTTTCTTTTAAATCGCCCGTCTTCTCTTTGGAATCTACCCCTGCTTTAGTTATCGCTAACTCCATTTCTGATTTTTTAACTTTTAAACTGCTTAATTCCTCAGTTAGTGATTTTATCTTAGCATTAAGGTTTTTCTTAGCTTCGTCTACAGTAGTCCCTAAGCCTTTTTCAAATTCAGCTGTTCTTTCCTTGATTTCTGCGTTTCTTTTCTCAACTACACGTTTAACGTTTGCGGACGAGGTCAGATGTTTTTGAACTTTTCTCCATTCTTCTGCCAATTCAGCATTTATCTTAGGTTCAAATTTTTTCTGTAATAATGCTTGAAATTGACCATCTGTCAGTTGGGCTATAAATGCTGAGACGCCGCGCGGCAAATAATTAGTTGCATAATCAAGCGTAGTAGATGAGCCATGATTACTTGCAATTAGCCCATACAATCTAGACCAGGCATCAGGAGTCAATTTTTGAAATCTTTGCCCCAGATCAGAAAGCGAACGTATACTAAATAAATTATTCGGAATTGCTGATACGCCCAAACCTACTAACGCAGAAAACGCCTCCAGCCCTGCCTTTTTCGCACGCCCTCCAGAAGCTGACAGCATTGCTGCTGATAACTCTAACATTTTTCCAACTAATTTCATGTGATTTTTGACATCATTCAAATCCATTTGAAAAATTTGCTTCGCACTCCAGGACGCTCCTAAATAGCCTAAAATTCCAGCCACACCCCCAGCTATTGCTGCTACACCGGCTGCCATTGCCCCTATCTTGGAGTCACCCAAAACATTTTTAACCGTCCAGTTAATAACTTGATATTGTGAATTATCTTTGTCGGATAAATCACTTCTACCTTTTAAAAATCCTGCAAAAACATAAAATGGAGCGATATCAATAGCCGTTAATGCTCTACCCGAAATCTCAGCATACGCTACAAGTATGCTTAAGATGGCTGAAGCTCTGATAGTTAAAGCATGAAAATATTGGTCGCATATATGACTATCCTCAAAAGCTCTATCACTTT
This portion of the Gammaproteobacteria bacterium genome encodes:
- a CDS encoding beta-ketoacyl synthase N-terminal-like domain-containing protein; its protein translation is MPNKPHFEPIAIIGIGAIFPGSASAQGFWQAIANGVDLITDVPPTHWLIQDYYDKDPKAVDKTYCKRGAFISPVAFDPVEYGIPPANVPQTDTTQLLALMATKQLLIDAFGQDFDKTADLSRANVILGVTSAQELVVQASARLQQPIWRKALREAGVDKEIEERICQQVSNSYVAWGESMFPGLLGNVVSGRIANRFNFGGTNCVTDAACASSLAALSMAVDELQLGKADLAITGGADTFNDIFMYMCFSKTPALSMSGDCRPFAKSADGTILGEGIGLVALKRLSDAERDNNAIYAVIRGIGSASDGRSKSVYAPVAAGQAVAIQRSYEMAGFLPRTVELIEAHGTGTTAGDAAECEGLKLAFQAQPETFKPWCAIGSVKSQIGHTKAAAGAAALVKTIMALRHKVLPPTIKVDEPNPKLGLHDSPFYINTETRPWIRTQDYPRRAGVSAFGFGGTNFHVALEEYTGSKPAARLRTFPTELVLLSADSPEALIAKAQELEQRISADSDALVYLAKTSQLAFNPQQPARLALVASDAIDLINKLQRANAELSAKPLQTYAQKELYYNYGTQSGNTALLFPGQGSQYLNMGADLCMAFDLSQAVWDEADSIELERGVKLHEIVFPCPVFQKEDEQKQQTKLAQTEWTQPALAVTSLTQLALLQTLGVKADTYAGHSFGELLALHAAQVFDKTTLIKIARKRGELMAEAGRNIPGAMTAVICANSQALLEKIALWQIEVTPANYNSPEQIVFSGTLTAIQILEAKLQQEKISFRRLPVSTAFHSRIIEAAHKPFLDYLSTLTFNQPRQPVYANTSGSIYPEDPQQIKRILAEQLLHPVRFVTQIEAMYAAGIRTFIEVGPQGVLTNLVKKILTGKAVTTINMDNKGLHGITSLWNALGQLAVNGVKLDFTALWQDYREPAPPPSVEEERFTLTISGTNYGKPYPPLDDDGSLLEVNPNPTGHSRENLDPTEMTIERKEPMLHNHNKISGNGDHASLREDTLNKILNLYEKLQEEVTKAHLEYQEHSEKSHLAYLNEARAALDDIRQLALEVEAESSHAGEAVDRHPKELSVAPVIEPTSPVAAVNAPVAPAAPVVVQKMQAPPPVAKVESLPAAPQPVVPAPVIPVIAQPIVVAAVDTKVDAGMQDIILAIVADKTGYPQDTLSMDMDLEADLGIDSIKRVEILSAIQEKLPNLPELKPTELATLRTFEEIAAYIKKQPGV
- a CDS encoding U-box domain-containing protein, with protein sequence METPTESKIPQKKSNILEAFKLTCPLTGELMENPVTAVDRFSYEEKAIRQRFQQGDFTSPTTRKALPIPENMPEPILAKNHILKQAIEYFKAEFAKLGINPEDADQAWLDQELHIFDFKQQLLNQCCHHLPTKAEPSDHKKLSSTGSALRTMKIVPPSIPQVLVAESKETEVKTVFNPQDLMRQAVAYYHLGQFSKSLPLLLQAAKLRQPGVYSILANIYSRGGGGVAQDQAKANLYSVFITYMDTPTFRMLEKDAKNPGILESLTAAHFRLNLPLNEPLQDYPSALVKYGKERCSAAEAWSYFKQAAQQSFTPAYYEIGMCYLKGTGTHQDIHGAIQFLQSAAEKGHILAILQLAEIYENGYKDKFDEIVPDMQLAIKHYTQAAELGSEVAQLRLCKLYCWGDKGQKSNIPLAMYWGFQGFAQGDVECQFMLGGCYRMPSPYKNTDKADYLQEQALHKGSTIAINSLELSCYKPENPDVTKSISLLNTFAKTYPEKSQQAQIASRALNLLAINPEFAQIIASVASAAPVGLPHSEEHQQSPDLALIEDEKNKRALNYIPNVDWATCPISLQLMRSPLINFYGQTFDSPALEKWLGTGNWTCPKTRKPLSDEMLITDLSLKGALAFLTVLTALQQQAVIVKTLETQVQKTQKNISEEKKAGCSLIPIPNKNTTRAATPSPVILASQSSKKSQGDDLSDSLSKEKPEKTSLSLPSRNS